One genomic window of Micromonospora sp. WMMD1128 includes the following:
- the fabG gene encoding 3-oxoacyl-ACP reductase FabG, producing MSEEPRVAIVTGAARGIGAATARRLAADGMAVAVVDIDESATGETVEAITAAGGRALGVGADVADRVQVEAAVERVAADLGAPTVLVNNAGVLRDNLLFKMTDADWDTVLGVHLRGAFLFSQAAQKHMVERKWGRIVNLSSTSALGNRGQANYSAAKAGLQGFTKTLAIELGPYGVTVNAVAPGFIVTDMTAATAARMKVDFAALQEHAAAEIAVRRTGRPEDVAHTISFLTSEGASFVSGQVIYVAGGPKS from the coding sequence ATGTCGGAGGAGCCCCGCGTCGCCATCGTGACCGGAGCCGCGCGCGGCATCGGCGCGGCCACCGCCCGCCGGCTGGCCGCCGACGGCATGGCCGTCGCCGTGGTCGACATCGACGAGTCCGCCACCGGCGAGACCGTCGAGGCCATCACCGCCGCGGGCGGCCGGGCGCTCGGCGTCGGCGCGGATGTGGCCGACCGGGTCCAGGTCGAGGCCGCCGTCGAGCGGGTCGCCGCCGACCTGGGCGCGCCGACCGTCCTGGTCAACAACGCCGGTGTCCTCCGCGACAACCTGCTGTTCAAGATGACCGACGCCGACTGGGACACGGTCCTGGGCGTGCACCTACGCGGCGCGTTCCTGTTCAGTCAGGCCGCACAGAAGCACATGGTCGAGCGGAAGTGGGGGCGGATCGTCAACCTCTCCAGCACCTCGGCGCTCGGTAACCGGGGGCAGGCGAACTACTCCGCCGCCAAGGCCGGACTCCAGGGCTTCACCAAGACGCTCGCCATCGAGCTGGGCCCGTACGGGGTGACCGTCAACGCGGTGGCGCCCGGCTTCATCGTCACCGACATGACCGCCGCCACCGCGGCCCGGATGAAGGTCGACTTCGCCGCGCTCCAGGAACACGCCGCCGCCGAGATCGCGGTACGCCGCACCGGCCGCCCGGAGGACGTCGCGCACACCATCTCGTTCCTGACCAGCGAGGGCGCGTCCTTCGTCTCCGGCCAGGTCATCTACGTGGCCGGCGGCCCCAAGTCCTGA
- a CDS encoding Gfo/Idh/MocA family oxidoreductase, with the protein MRFGLFGTGHWAAKTHAAAIDAHPRAQLAGVWGRNPAKAEELATRHGVPAFTDVDALVEACDAVAVALPPDVQADIAVRAATAGRHLLLDKPLALGLADADRVVDAAQSAGVASVVFFTQRFHPNVTGSLASAAAAGGWQHARCTMFASIFQPGNPYGGSRWRRDRGALWDIGPHALSLILPVLGRVTRVAAMDGPSGLVHLLLTHDGGATSSLSLTLDAPAEAVTRDVVFFGENGTESVPPGDGSALQAFGAALDQLLAEVDAGTRDHRCDVRFGREVVAVLDAAETARAQGRTVEL; encoded by the coding sequence GTGCGGTTCGGGTTGTTCGGCACCGGTCACTGGGCGGCGAAGACGCACGCCGCGGCCATCGACGCCCACCCGCGGGCGCAACTGGCCGGCGTGTGGGGGCGGAACCCGGCGAAGGCGGAGGAGCTCGCCACCCGGCACGGCGTACCGGCCTTCACCGACGTGGACGCGCTGGTCGAGGCGTGCGACGCGGTCGCCGTGGCGCTCCCGCCGGACGTGCAGGCCGACATCGCCGTCCGGGCCGCCACCGCCGGGCGGCATCTGCTGCTGGACAAGCCGCTGGCGCTCGGCCTCGCCGACGCCGACCGGGTGGTCGACGCCGCCCAGTCCGCCGGGGTGGCCTCGGTGGTCTTCTTCACCCAGCGCTTCCACCCGAACGTCACCGGCTCCCTCGCCTCGGCCGCGGCGGCCGGCGGCTGGCAGCACGCCCGGTGCACCATGTTCGCCTCGATCTTTCAGCCCGGTAATCCGTACGGCGGCTCGCGGTGGCGGCGGGACCGGGGCGCGCTGTGGGACATCGGCCCGCACGCGCTGTCGCTGATCCTGCCGGTGCTCGGCCGGGTCACCCGGGTCGCCGCGATGGACGGGCCGAGCGGCCTGGTGCATCTGCTGCTCACCCACGACGGCGGCGCGACCAGCTCGCTCTCGCTCACCCTCGACGCGCCGGCCGAGGCCGTGACCCGCGACGTCGTCTTCTTCGGCGAGAACGGCACCGAGAGCGTCCCGCCCGGCGACGGCAGTGCGCTCCAGGCGTTCGGCGCGGCGCTCGACCAGTTGCTGGCGGAGGTCGACGCGGGCACCCGCGACCACCGCTGCGACGTCCGGTTCGGCCGGGAGGTGGTGGCCGTGCTCGACGCCGCGGAGACCGCCCGGGCGCAGGGGCGCACGGTCGAGCTTTAG
- the sigK gene encoding ECF RNA polymerase sigma factor SigK: protein MTHGDSVGDVPGRSRLHAVPPAAPDQRVETDDLLRAVARGDEAAFERLYGLVSPRVYGLVRRVLRDPAQAEEVAQEALVEVWRTAARFDPSRGSATAWVFTIAHRRAVDRVRSEQAGAERTRRAAAGSAETPYDEVAEEAAARLERQQVRHCLNALTEVQREAITLAYYGGHSYREVAGLLDTALPTVKSRMRDGLIRLRDCLGVGLTR, encoded by the coding sequence ATGACCCACGGCGACAGCGTCGGTGACGTGCCGGGGCGGTCGAGGTTGCACGCCGTGCCCCCGGCCGCCCCGGACCAGCGGGTGGAGACCGACGACCTGCTGCGGGCGGTGGCGCGCGGTGACGAGGCGGCGTTCGAGCGGCTCTACGGCCTCGTCTCGCCGCGCGTCTACGGCCTGGTGCGGCGGGTGCTGCGCGACCCGGCCCAAGCCGAGGAGGTCGCCCAGGAGGCGCTGGTCGAGGTGTGGCGCACCGCCGCCCGGTTCGACCCGTCCCGGGGCTCCGCCACCGCCTGGGTATTCACCATCGCCCACCGGCGCGCGGTGGACCGGGTCCGGTCCGAACAGGCCGGCGCCGAACGCACCCGCCGGGCCGCCGCCGGATCCGCCGAGACGCCGTACGACGAGGTGGCCGAGGAGGCGGCGGCCCGCTTGGAACGGCAGCAGGTACGCCACTGCCTGAACGCGCTCACCGAGGTGCAGCGCGAGGCGATCACGCTTGCCTACTACGGCGGGCACAGCTACCGCGAGGTGGCCGGCCTGCTCGACACCGCGCTGCCGACCGTCAAGAGCCGCATGCGGGACGGGTTGATCCGTCTGCGCGACTGCCTGGGAGTGGGGCTGACCCGATGA
- a CDS encoding anti-sigma factor gives MTDIHALAGAYVLDAVDDVERAAFDRHLADCESCALELAELRETAARLADSTWSVPPPALRTAVLAEIRRTRQERPGPAGRVGPAAAGAWRRRLAVAAAVVLLAGGAGAATWVAQEQRVRDARTEADAARDEAGRIRAVLAAPDAVVRTGVAPAGGRVTVVASASRDEGVALVAGLAAPGPDRAYQLWLIEGATATSAGVLPAGQGGGTRLLSGVRGKGLFGVTEEPAGGSAQPTMTPLVSFTLT, from the coding sequence ATGACCGACATCCACGCGCTCGCCGGGGCGTACGTGCTCGACGCGGTGGACGACGTCGAGCGGGCCGCGTTCGACCGGCACCTGGCCGACTGCGAAAGTTGCGCGCTGGAGTTGGCCGAGCTGCGCGAGACGGCCGCGCGGCTGGCCGACTCGACCTGGTCCGTACCCCCGCCCGCGCTGCGCACGGCGGTGTTGGCGGAGATCCGGCGTACCCGGCAGGAACGGCCCGGTCCCGCGGGCCGCGTCGGGCCCGCCGCGGCCGGGGCCTGGCGACGCCGGCTGGCCGTCGCGGCCGCCGTCGTGCTGCTGGCCGGCGGCGCGGGCGCGGCCACCTGGGTGGCCCAGGAGCAGCGGGTACGCGACGCGCGCACCGAGGCCGACGCGGCTCGGGACGAGGCGGGCCGGATCCGGGCGGTGCTGGCCGCCCCGGACGCGGTGGTGCGCACCGGCGTCGCGCCGGCCGGCGGCCGGGTGACCGTGGTGGCGTCGGCGAGCCGGGACGAGGGGGTGGCCCTGGTGGCCGGGCTGGCCGCGCCGGGGCCGGACCGGGCCTACCAGCTCTGGCTGATCGAGGGCGCCACGGCCACCTCGGCCGGGGTGCTGCCGGCCGGGCAGGGCGGCGGCACGAGGCTGCTCTCGGGCGTCCGTGGCAAGGGCCTGTTCGGCGTCACGGAGGAGCCGGCGGGCGGCTCGGCGCAGCCGACCATGACGCCGCTCGTGTCGTTCACCCTCACCTGA
- a CDS encoding DUF2795 domain-containing protein, with amino-acid sequence MTVTGAQLQEFLAGLDYPVSREDLVRWGQENGASTEALQTLRTLPAEEFDTPAELGEALLILNS; translated from the coding sequence ATGACCGTCACCGGCGCGCAGTTGCAGGAGTTCCTGGCCGGGCTCGACTATCCGGTCTCGCGGGAGGATCTGGTCCGTTGGGGGCAGGAGAACGGCGCCAGCACCGAGGCGCTCCAGACGCTCCGCACGTTGCCGGCCGAGGAGTTCGACACCCCGGCCGAACTCGGCGAGGCCCTGCTGATCCTGAACAGCTAG